The following DNA comes from Diceros bicornis minor isolate mBicDic1 chromosome 7, mDicBic1.mat.cur, whole genome shotgun sequence.
acctgtaatttttttttttcttctggcattcttgtctggttttgatatcagggtgatgcttGCCTCGTAAATTGAGTTTGGAAGAGTTCCctcctttctattttttggaagagtttgaagagGATTGGTAAtaattcctctttaaatgtttgctagaattcaccagtgaagccatttggtcctggacttttgtttgttgacaGGTTTtggattattgattcaatctctttacttgtaatcTAGTAAAGATTACTTTAGTAATCTGTAATCTAGTgttcagattttgtatttcttcataattcagtcttgATATGTTAcatgtttatatttaatattctatTAAAATTGTAATgataatttacctatttcttataggttgtcaaatttgttgCCATATAATTCTTCATAATAGTGAATTGAGTTGATTTCTTAACTCTTTTGCCTCATTAcactcatctgaaaaatagaaattattgtttttatttctattctacTTATAATTGTTGTGAGGACTGAAAGaggtaatttatttaaattcttgcCATCCACTGCCTACATCTAGGATTCTTTCCCTAAATGCTAGTCACTTTCTATGATGTATTCTCAtaaacattttcttaaattattcttGAATGTTAAGAATTATATtaattcttcttataaggatactgtCTTAAAGTAATTCATGTTCAAGAACATGTTCTCAGATATTGATTATTCttacaagggaagagaatgaaACACAAATTATTTAAACTTTACTTCAGTTTAGCTGGCTTTGTTTATCTCTCCACAATAACTGTTTGCTGTTCTCCCTCACTGATTTATTTGTTCATCTTAATATTTTTGttctaatatataataaaattaaataaaatataatgattaTTAAAAGATTATGATGCTATTAAAATATATAGTGCTATACAATTGTATGTTCATATTGCTACAGTCATCAAATAATCCATCATGCATCTCATCTGTCAGTAGACCCCTGGATGAGATTTACCACACAGGGGTGGACTCAGTCATTCTCAGACTCTGTTCCTAGGAATCTTCATACCAAAGGAGACATTACCAGACTGTTTGAAATAAACCCTGAACCACAGATCTGAAACTCTTGTTGCATTTTTTGTTTGCCACATCTTACAGTAAGTGAATTAAATACAGGAATATTCAGCATTATGTATAGgattcttaataaaaaataaatataataaagatttagttaaaatagtttaatgtacCATTACTTTGAAACTTTAAGATTTGTTTAACTTTAGGACCGTTTTAAATGTGATTTGTCTCTTGAATGTTCTTTGTTTTCCATAGCAAAACTTTTCCTGTATGATCTGGTAAGTATAAATTCAAGATAACTGTGACTATAGGTATCTTCATTAAAATTACTGAAATCTCCCAGATATGCAGTCTTATTATCTCTATCAATATCATTCTGTTAAAATACAGatccatcaggccggccccgtggcttagcggttaagtggttaagtgctcaagctccgctactggcggcctgggttcggatcctggcggcctggattcggatcctgggcacgcatcgacgcaccacttctgcggccatgtcccacatacagcaactagaaagatgtgcaattatgacatacaactatctactggggctttggggaaacaaaaaggaggaggattggtaatagatgttagctcagagccggtcttcctcagcaaaaagaggaggattagcacggatattagctcagggctgatcctcctcacaaaaaaaaaaaaaaaatatggatccATCAATCTTCTGTGTCTCTAATTTGTTGAGCCTATGAATTATAAAGACAgcttaattcacatttttattaaataatattccacAGTATTCTAATTTGATTTTGGTTACATTAGTAGGCTTTTAACAGTGGTAtggtatgtttttatttgttaTCTTGTACATCTATTGATTTACTCAAACTTTTATTGAATGTCAATCATATCTTAAGTTTTGCTACCTACTTGGAATATACTAGCATGTAGGGCAGACATAACATTCTCTTATAATAGGTAGACTAGAAGGGAGGCCAATATTACGTTGTCagttttacaaagaaaagaacaaggtgTTCTGAGTACATACAACAAGGAAACCTCACTTAGTCCAGAAGCTTTAAAAATAGTTCCATAAAGAAGAGATTTTAAAACTGAGACTTGATGCAGAAACTTAATTTAACAGATTGCATAGTAttctgatattatttttatttaaagaaaacaaattcatACACTTAACATTACCAGCCCTTTTAAAAATAGTCAATATGTTTTATAAAGAAAGAAGTTAAACAAAATCAAGTAGGCACTAACTTAGCTATCGTGAGTGTTGGCATTCCTGACAAATGTGGCCAGGTTTCTGCCCTGTCCCTCATTATGGGAGTCCAGAGCAAAGAAAAGGtttgagaggagaagagaaggagcacGAGAGGAAACTACAAATGAGGGAACTATCGGCCACGTTAACAAAGCTCACCGTACCACATTCGTAGTCCAGGAACACCCCCACATAGCCTAGAGGCCTTTCTACATACTGAGGTAACAGTGGGGAAGAGGTAAAGAGACTGCACCCATTGTCGTCTTTGacacaaaaaagtagaaagattccCTCTGAGTCAAGGACCATGTCATTCCTCATTGTCCAAGAATCATTACAAAATCCAATGACCCAGTTGCAACAGTCCCCCACATACACCTCCCAGTAATGTTGGCCAGAAGTGAATGACTGGGCTCCCCAGGCAAGAAAATATTTAGATCTTGTTGGATTATTGGTAACCTCAGGATGATTAGCACCAAACAGAAGACGTCTCAGATCTTCAAACAGGGGGATGTGACCAGTGACTTCTTCATTATCCAAGGAAACATACACTGCAGGAAGACGGAAACAGACACCTTAACAAATGGTGTTATAAACTCCTGATAGACATGGGCTTTACCTAGCGTCCAGGTTTGCTAGCTTATCACTGGAAATGGGCCAGGACAGTGAAAGAGATCTAGAAATCCACCATAGCCCAAGGTCTGTAGGTCTGTCTTCATAACAGGAAAGTCTTTAACTAGACATAATGAGAGAAATTAATGAATTTTctggaaatatataaagaagagagAGATTGCTAAGCTCTCTCTGttattttctctgaaacattTGAAATTAGGAGATCATTAATAATTCACAGTCAGTTACAAAAGTAGCCTGCCCATCTCCTCAGAAAATATACAATAATACTAACTAATaagagaataataataaacattattattacTCCTAAAGAGTGATCACTTTGCCTCAGATTTAAGGATTTTTCACTAAAGCATGCAAAActaaaataaagtgaaagaaaaaatcataatgTTTTAAGAAGTGGTTTCTTTGTGAGAATTTTCTGCCAGCATATCTTTTGAGAAGTAGAAAGATAAATCTACTGAAATATAATATCAGCTTACTTTGTGGATGTTGTGTATAAGCatgcattttatgtttttaatacgTTGATTATACcaagtatttttatattaatgtgaATAAACTATGCTCTTTATAAAGtgcatttaggggccggccccatggcgtagtggttaggtgcgcacggctccactgctggcggcctgggttcctatcccgggcatgcaccgatccaccgcttgtcagcccatgctgtggcggcatcccacataaagtggaggaagacgggcacggatgttagctcagggccagtcttcctagcaaaaagaggaggattggcatgaatgttagctcagggctgaacttcctcacaaaaacaaagaaataaaaaagaaaagatgtagTGCGTTtatttcaaaaagttttaaaaacaaaagttaagTATCTCACTAAGTATCTCACTACCAACCATAACCACACTTACCTAAAACATGGACTGTACATGCAGATTTACATGTTTCACGTGAGCGGGTAACACTATGCGTCAGCATGCTGCAGGCTATCACATATCTTGTCTTACTGTTTACTTCCAGACAGCTAATTACAATCTATCAAATTTGGCTTTTCTCCAGATATCAGTTAGTTTTTTCCCACATATATTACTTTTCTATAAAGGCAGAATTGGTAATAAAAGTTCCCAGAAAAGAAACCATAGATTGAGCACTGCGGAAAGATTACTAACAGAAGGGAACGTGCAGCTGTATCACCAAAAGGCTGCCTGTTACCTTGGAATCGGTCGAGCCTGCCTATCAGCCCAGTGATGGGCCATGAACTGAGCTGTGGGTCCACAGGTTGGGGCACGTGCAGCTGCACCGACTCACTCCTGCAAAGAAGGACACTTAGTTATTCTTGCTGAGATCAAAGATTTCATCACAATGATTATATCTACTTCCTAAGGAAGACACTTCTTTAAAATCCTCATAATTAGGACCAGGGGTTATGAATGTAACTCCACGAACTAGGAAATGAAGCAAATGTTGATTAATTTTAtgaattaaactaaatccaatccCACCTCCTAACATTTCAATCCTAGCACAAAATTCAAAGCAATCATGACTGTACCTGGTTTCTCTCAGCCAATCAGAGAGCTATGCACAATGGCCCCAAATTGAGGACAGTCAGGAAGGGCACTTTGATTTTTAATCCACACCACTCACCAGTGAAATGCTCAGCGTCTATCTAACCACAGCTAGAGGGTGAGGAGCTCAGCTTGGGCAGGGATTCTGCTTCCGAGGACCCAGCTTCACTTAGTGCATCAAACAGACTTTCCATTTGAAGCTGGAGGCTGCCATGTGCTACACATGGAAGCCCCGAACCCTTGATGATCCTCCCTATGCCTGTTCTCTCCCTGCTCCCACTGTAAACTTCTCTCAAATACTTAATCCCCCATAATCTTGTCATGACTTTGGGGCATATCTTTAATGTGTTTTcacatttctaaaaattaaaatcaggaaTGGTAGCTGTCTTCATGCAACTTTTGCCCAGAACCCTGTAAATAGTATGTCTACCCAACTTCGTCTTAAACAAAACAGCAAAACCTTtcgagaaaggaaaaaaatgtattatgaaaGAGGTTATATTATCATACTAAATTACGCTCCCATTTCAGCATCAACAGTCTGATCACTGTTACAATTCTCAAACCTTTAATATAGGGGCAAACTTACCTTTTCAATGTGTTTTCAAAATGCtgtaaagagaaaaacagacaagaTAAAGACTTAGTATACATCACAAGATGCATAGTGGAGACTTAATGTCTTATTCCCAAGGGTGCAATAACCCAAGTTTTAGCAAATCATATCATGTACGTGGAAACAGAAAGGGAAAACTAATCGTTGATTGCCACATTTCTCCCAAATTCCCAAGTTGTTGCCAGGTCCAGATACATATTCATATATCTTCAGACAAGCTTCTCTGTTGCAGTAGTTCAGTAGTTGAATGTGTATTTGGAGAATTGTAAAAGAAATTATTCTCTAGGACTTTTTTTTACCTACTTTTTCACAAACCTTTGTTGTTCTTGTGTATGGCAAGAATGACCCTTGGTCGTTAGCATTACCCAGACATGTCAAACCCTTATCACAGCATCAGAAAGCCTCATTCCAAACACGTGACggaagataaagagaacatgGGCATTATCTAAGCAGCACCTCGACTCTCACTCAGTCCTTACCTGGAGCAGCTCCATGTCTGGTTTACGGCACATTTCCTTGAGCTCCTCATACATTCCTCTTAGGAGTTTCCCCTTTAGGTCCATGCTGTCTTCACTTTGCTTGAGTTGTTGCAAAAtctctttgctttccttttctaTTCTCTCCAAATGACGTTTCTCCTCCTTGTAGAGCAATTGACACATCTTCTGATATTCAGCATGGATCATCTTCCTCCGTAGAGTCACATAACCCTGAAGTGACAATGGATTAATTAGATCATATTTTCAGGCTGATTTTGTCCGTGTCTTTTTATCTACCATTTGTCTTCTGACATTTAGCAATTTGGTACATTCATTGAAAACAGAAATTCAGggactcctttcttttttttttggtttcttcctactcatttgtttgtttatttgattgTACCAGAAGCCAAAATCTTGACTTAAATTACTACTTCCTCAAATATCCACATTTTCTTAAAAACGGGTACTTGTGATTTAATGATTGTCTTATATAGTACTACTCAATCTGTTTGGTCTCTTTTATCCTCAGATACTTTACCTACAGACTGACTCTTTGTTTTCAGGAGATAATAGGAAATATCATTTCGTGGAAGAAGATAagacatttctaaaatttttacttCCAAGGCAGTAAACTGCACGCAAACCAGAcctggtgtgtgtgagtgtggctTGACGCTTCCTGTCCAAGACTATGCACTCCATGCCTTAGCTGACTTCTGCACTATCCTTAGAGAAGTTGGTGAATAGACAGCCACCTCCCAGTAGTAATTCCCTGCTGCACactcttttctcatttcctctttcacttctttcCTCTCAACTTTTAAACATGGATTATTTTATCACAttgttttgaaaacaaaataaaatatccacTATTGATCCAATGTCTTTATTTGGCTTTTGTGCTGTCGGTTTTAcctccaacaaagcagatttctTGATCCCAGGTGTACATTCACTGTACTCACTTACGAAACTCTCaatctttctttcttcaaatcaATGAAATCTCTCTTCCATTCCCAACATTTTAATGAAACCACACTCTTCATTTCACCAAGAACCTCCTTTGCTAAAGCCACATATTTTTTTTATGCATGTTACTAAGAAGTTCTTCATATTTCACCAACTCTCCTTTCTATAAAACTCACATACCACGGGCTTCAAACAAATCCCTCTCTCTTAGTTTTCCCTCCATCAATTTACATTCACCAGCTCCTGTCTCCCAAGTGGACCCATTAATACAGAGACTCCTTAAATTATCTTCCCATGTGAAaacttgattcttttctttctaaaaactcTCATGCGGTATCCGTCTATTATAATGCCTAGAATATGCTGACAACTGTGAAATGCCCCTGTCCAGGCCAAATCGTCCACAAAAGTCCAACCGCATTCATCCAATTTCCTACTGTGTATTTCTGCTAGGATATCTCACAGGAACTTAAAGTGCGGCGTTTCTCAAACTAAATTTATCTTAACCGAAACCAGCTATACCTCCTCTGTTTCTAACCTTAGTGATGCTCCAATTTCAAAGTGGAacccatttcatttttttattttactcttttaataTTCCACATCAAACAAATCACATTTTCTGACATTTTCTACCATAAATAATATCTCTTGAGTCCTTTCACTTCCCATTATCTGTGATCAACCCACTCCTAATCTTTCCTTTAAAGAGTCCTCACTTATCTCCTACTTGCTTTCTTGACTTTCATTTTGAAGTCTTCCACTCAATATTCTCTCTAAACTACAATCTGAATGAACTTTCCAAAAAAGTATTGTGATCA
Coding sequences within:
- the LOC131408998 gene encoding tripartite motif-containing protein 77-like; the protein is MASNIFQNELTCSVCMNYFIDPVTIGCGHSFCMPCLCVCWEQAPRPPRCPVCRETSHQTTFKTNIVLKTRVFLARRARPYQFPRSAEQMCEIHLKTKNFFCEVIKDALCFLCCKAEEHVAHRHCSTDWIAEEYRQKLLNQMRSVWEKIQENERNLNRETSKISTWEGYVTLRRKMIHAEYQKMCQLLYKEEKRHLERIEKESKEILQQLKQSEDSMDLKGKLLRGMYEELKEMCRKPDMELLQVRTDVLLCRSESVQLHVPQPVDPQLSSWPITGLIGRLDRFQVYVSLDNEEVTGHIPLFEDLRRLLFGANHPEVTNNPTRSKYFLAWGAQSFTSGQHYWEVYVGDCCNWVIGFCNDSWTMRNDMVLDSEGIFLLFCVKDDNGCSLFTSSPLLPQYVERPLGYVGVFLDYECGTVSFVNVADSSLICSFLSCSFSSPLKPFLCSGLP